In Thioalkalivibrio paradoxus ARh 1, the following are encoded in one genomic region:
- a CDS encoding BPSS1780 family membrane protein: protein MDINSMALNRGWGLFGRGWKIFTGGVVPWILALIVFFVLSIVLNLIPLIGGLVLAVITPALIAGFLKLADEIEAGREARVGHLFAPLQDADRRNPLLLLGLLALVASVVLAVVAAAFVGGAVMLDDTSGFGAGMMPLAGVGFFGLIVLFLLYLAVFAALAFSIPLVYFRGVPIGEAVLASIQGTITNLAPLIIFSVIYFVLAMIAMIPLGLGFLILGPVVLGAVYGAYREIFPEPETEVIESEVS from the coding sequence ATGGACATCAATAGCATGGCCCTCAACCGGGGCTGGGGGCTCTTTGGGCGGGGCTGGAAGATTTTCACCGGCGGGGTCGTTCCGTGGATTCTGGCGCTGATCGTGTTCTTCGTGCTCAGCATCGTGCTGAACCTGATTCCGCTGATTGGCGGTCTCGTGCTGGCGGTGATCACGCCTGCGCTGATCGCGGGGTTCCTGAAACTGGCCGATGAGATCGAGGCGGGCCGGGAAGCGCGAGTGGGTCACTTGTTCGCGCCGCTGCAGGATGCGGACCGGCGTAACCCGCTGCTGTTGCTGGGCCTGCTGGCGCTGGTGGCGTCGGTCGTGCTGGCCGTGGTCGCGGCCGCGTTCGTCGGCGGAGCGGTCATGCTGGACGACACATCGGGCTTCGGCGCCGGCATGATGCCCCTGGCAGGGGTCGGCTTCTTCGGACTGATCGTGTTGTTCCTGCTCTACCTGGCGGTTTTTGCCGCGCTGGCGTTTTCGATCCCGCTGGTGTACTTCCGCGGCGTGCCGATCGGCGAGGCAGTGCTCGCCAGCATCCAGGGGACCATTACCAATCTCGCCCCGCTGATCATCTTCTCGGTGATCTATTTCGTTCTGGCGATGATCGCGATGATCCCGTTGGGCCTTGGTTTTCTGATTCTCGGGCCGGTCGTGCTCGGCGCAGTGTACGGCGCCTACCGCGAGATCTTCCCGGAGCCGGAAACCGAAGTGATCGAGAGCGAAGTGTCCTGA
- the tatC gene encoding twin-arginine translocase subunit TatC: protein MSKDKSAGEPSAEATETLLSHLIELRDRILRMFLAILVVFLLLFPFANQIYTWLATPLMVHLPEGTSMIAIEVAAPFLIPFKLVLLLAVVLTIPYTLYQLWAFIAPGLYKHEKRLAAPLVASSTLLFYLGMAFAYFVVFPLIFAFFTATAPEGVAVMTDISRYLDFVIMLFLAFGIAFEVPIATILLVSMGATTPDKLARKRPYVIVGTFVVGMVLTPPDIISQTLLALPMWLLFEIGLILSRIMERRKADRLATEGTDDDGPDDDGPGGGATRSGTPGGSSGGGSGSQTPPARDTAPAAGSSAAAAGAAPRGASASAPPDSAARDQAPASADDAYRPLTEAEMDAELDRMEAEQDELTRAKKTGPAPADPGEREGEGENTTGRPASSTNSDEAAPPPKAQNG, encoded by the coding sequence ATGAGCAAGGACAAGTCCGCGGGCGAGCCTTCGGCAGAGGCGACCGAGACCCTGCTCAGCCACCTGATCGAGCTGCGCGACCGGATCCTGCGCATGTTCCTGGCGATCCTGGTCGTGTTCCTGCTGCTGTTCCCGTTCGCGAATCAGATCTACACCTGGCTCGCGACGCCGCTGATGGTGCACCTGCCCGAAGGCACCAGCATGATCGCGATCGAGGTCGCGGCACCGTTCCTGATCCCGTTCAAGCTGGTTCTGCTGCTGGCGGTGGTGCTCACCATCCCCTACACGCTATACCAGCTCTGGGCCTTCATCGCGCCCGGGCTGTACAAGCACGAGAAGCGGCTGGCCGCACCGCTGGTCGCGTCGTCGACGCTGCTGTTCTACCTCGGGATGGCATTCGCCTATTTCGTGGTGTTCCCGCTGATCTTCGCGTTCTTCACCGCGACGGCTCCCGAAGGCGTCGCGGTGATGACCGATATCTCGCGCTACCTCGACTTCGTGATCATGCTCTTCCTCGCGTTCGGCATCGCCTTCGAGGTGCCGATCGCGACCATCCTGCTGGTGTCGATGGGCGCGACCACGCCCGACAAGCTGGCCCGCAAGCGGCCCTACGTAATCGTCGGCACCTTCGTGGTCGGCATGGTCCTCACGCCGCCAGACATCATCTCGCAGACCCTGCTGGCCCTGCCGATGTGGCTGCTGTTCGAGATCGGCCTGATCCTGTCCCGAATCATGGAACGCCGAAAGGCCGATCGCCTGGCCACCGAAGGAACGGACGATGACGGACCGGACGACGACGGGCCGGGCGGCGGTGCCACGCGATCCGGCACCCCCGGGGGCAGCTCCGGCGGTGGCTCGGGCAGCCAGACCCCGCCCGCGCGGGACACCGCCCCGGCCGCAGGCTCCAGCGCTGCCGCGGCCGGAGCCGCGCCCCGCGGCGCATCCGCCTCCGCGCCCCCCGATTCCGCTGCGCGGGACCAGGCGCCGGCCTCGGCGGACGACGCCTACCGCCCGCTCACCGAAGCCGAAATGGACGCCGAATTGGACCGCATGGAAGCCGAGCAAGACGAACTGACGCGCGCCAAGAAGACCGGGCCCGCCCCGGCCGACCCCGGCGAAAGGGAAGGGGAAGGGGAGAACACAACCGGCCGCCCCGCGTCCTCCACGAACAGCGACGAGGCCGCGCCCCCGCCCAAGGCCCAGAACGGCTGA
- the tatB gene encoding Sec-independent protein translocase protein TatB, whose amino-acid sequence MFDIGFWEILIITLVALLVVGPERLPGLAREIGRFVGKTRRFVNSVRSDIEQELQTDELRKMLKGQEQEIQELKSMMQETETSLREDLKETEQTLRENLDDTGDDRKKLDPEARPGAEKPKAAESGGEAKPPPRIRRVPVQNRLDSDLLTDAPKPQPAETGAPGAPDDKKANKA is encoded by the coding sequence ATGTTCGACATCGGCTTCTGGGAAATCCTGATCATCACGCTGGTCGCGCTGCTCGTCGTCGGGCCGGAGCGCCTGCCCGGGCTTGCGCGCGAGATCGGCCGCTTCGTCGGCAAGACCCGCCGCTTCGTGAACAGCGTGCGCTCGGATATCGAGCAGGAACTCCAGACCGACGAACTGCGCAAGATGCTCAAGGGCCAGGAGCAGGAGATCCAGGAACTCAAGAGCATGATGCAGGAGACCGAAACGAGCCTGCGCGAGGATCTGAAGGAAACCGAACAGACGCTGCGCGAAAACCTCGACGACACCGGGGACGACCGGAAGAAACTGGACCCGGAGGCACGCCCCGGCGCCGAAAAGCCGAAGGCCGCCGAGAGCGGCGGCGAGGCCAAGCCGCCTCCGCGCATCCGGCGCGTGCCGGTGCAGAACCGTCTCGACAGCGACCTGCTGACCGACGCCCCGAAACCCCAGCCCGCTGAAACCGGCGCTCCCGGCGCCCCTGACGACAAGAAAGCGAACAAGGCATGA
- the tatA gene encoding twin-arginine translocase TatA/TatE family subunit, translating into MGIGGISIWQLLIILLIVVLLFGTKKLRNMGGDIGSAIKNFRKSVKESGDDDSDTDKDKDAAERREGAEVPKVEEQQKGRVIDAEATKASESGSRNGDRPS; encoded by the coding sequence ATGGGGATCGGCGGTATCAGCATCTGGCAGCTTCTCATCATCCTGCTCATCGTGGTGCTTCTGTTCGGCACCAAGAAGCTGCGCAACATGGGCGGTGACATCGGCTCCGCCATCAAGAACTTCCGCAAGTCGGTCAAGGAAAGCGGCGACGACGATTCGGACACCGACAAGGACAAGGACGCCGCCGAGCGCCGCGAGGGTGCAGAGGTACCCAAGGTGGAAGAACAGCAGAAGGGACGCGTGATCGACGCCGAGGCCACCAAGGCGTCGGAGTCCGGCAGCCGCAACGGCGACCGCCCGTCCTGA
- a CDS encoding phosphoribosyl-ATP diphosphatase — protein MSADVLSRLAEVIESRREADPEQSYVASLHHRGLDVMLKKLGEEATETVIAAKNPDPDALVSEMADLWFHALVVLSARGLHPDAVLAELDRRFGLSGIAEKAARTTNGRRSG, from the coding sequence ATGAGTGCCGACGTGCTGTCGCGGCTGGCGGAGGTGATCGAATCCCGCCGCGAGGCCGACCCGGAGCAGTCGTACGTGGCCTCGCTGCACCACCGAGGGCTCGACGTGATGCTCAAGAAGCTCGGCGAAGAAGCCACCGAGACCGTGATCGCCGCGAAGAACCCGGACCCGGATGCCCTGGTTTCCGAGATGGCTGATCTCTGGTTTCATGCGCTCGTGGTATTGTCTGCCCGTGGCCTGCACCCCGATGCGGTGCTGGCCGAGCTCGATCGCCGGTTCGGCCTGTCCGGCATCGCCGAAAAGGCCGCCCGAACCACCAACGGCCGGCGGTCGGGCTGA
- the hisF gene encoding imidazole glycerol phosphate synthase subunit HisF, which translates to MLARRIIPCLDVDAGRVVKGVNFVGIRDAGDPVEVARRYDAQGADEITFLDITASSDERETIVHVVEQVAEQVFIPLTVGGGIREVADIRRLLNAGADKVSINTAAVHRPELVAEAADRVGSQCIVVAIDAKRVDDDAEYPHWEVFTHGGRRGTGIDAVAWAQKMATLGAGEILLTSMDRDGTRAGFDLDLTRSVSDAVNIPVIASGGVGELAHLVAGVVEGHADAVLAASIFHFGQHTVGEAKAAMAAAGVPVRPVPEARA; encoded by the coding sequence ATGCTCGCGCGGCGCATCATCCCCTGCCTCGACGTCGACGCCGGACGCGTGGTCAAGGGCGTGAACTTCGTCGGGATTCGCGACGCCGGCGACCCGGTCGAGGTCGCGCGCCGCTACGACGCGCAGGGCGCCGACGAAATCACGTTTCTCGACATCACCGCAAGCAGCGATGAGCGCGAGACCATCGTCCACGTGGTCGAACAGGTGGCCGAACAGGTGTTCATTCCGCTCACCGTCGGCGGCGGCATCCGCGAGGTCGCCGATATCCGCCGACTGCTCAATGCCGGCGCCGACAAGGTCTCGATCAACACTGCCGCGGTGCACCGTCCAGAGCTCGTCGCCGAGGCCGCGGACCGCGTCGGCAGCCAGTGCATCGTGGTCGCGATCGACGCCAAGCGCGTCGACGACGACGCCGAGTACCCGCACTGGGAGGTTTTCACGCATGGCGGGCGCCGCGGCACCGGGATCGACGCAGTCGCCTGGGCGCAGAAAATGGCGACGCTCGGCGCCGGGGAGATCCTGCTGACCAGCATGGACCGGGACGGCACCCGCGCCGGGTTCGACCTCGACCTCACGCGCTCGGTCAGCGACGCGGTCAACATCCCGGTGATCGCTTCCGGCGGCGTCGGTGAACTCGCGCATCTGGTCGCGGGCGTGGTGGAAGGCCACGCCGATGCGGTACTCGCCGCGAGCATCTTTCACTTCGGGCAGCACACCGTGGGCGAGGCCAAGGCAGCGATGGCCGCTGCGGGCGTCCCGGTGCGCCCGGTGCCGGAGGCGCGGGCATGA
- the hisA gene encoding 1-(5-phosphoribosyl)-5-[(5-phosphoribosylamino)methylideneamino]imidazole-4-carboxamide isomerase, translating into MLVIPAIDLKEGKCVRLRQGRMDESTVFGDDPVAMASRWIDAGAERLHIVDLDGAFAGAPKNADVIHRIADAHPELRIQVGGGIRDADTVQAYLEAGVEYVIVGTKAVSAPHFVNDLCLEFPGRIIVGLDARDGKLAVDGWSKLSHHDVIDLAQHFEADGVMAIIYTDISRDGMMQGVNVDATARLARAVRIPVIASGGVSSLDDIRRVKEHEDDGIDGVIVGRALYEDAFTLQEAIALAGGGD; encoded by the coding sequence ATGCTGGTCATCCCTGCAATTGATCTCAAGGAAGGAAAGTGTGTGCGGCTGCGCCAGGGGCGCATGGACGAGTCGACGGTGTTCGGCGACGATCCGGTGGCGATGGCTTCGCGCTGGATCGACGCCGGGGCCGAACGGCTGCACATCGTCGACCTCGACGGCGCCTTTGCCGGCGCTCCGAAGAACGCGGACGTGATCCACCGGATCGCCGACGCCCACCCGGAACTGCGCATCCAGGTCGGTGGCGGCATCCGCGACGCGGACACGGTGCAGGCCTATCTCGAGGCCGGGGTGGAGTACGTGATCGTCGGCACCAAGGCGGTCAGCGCACCGCACTTCGTGAACGACCTCTGCCTGGAGTTTCCTGGGCGCATCATCGTCGGGCTCGACGCACGCGACGGCAAACTCGCGGTCGACGGCTGGTCCAAGCTCTCGCACCACGACGTGATCGACCTCGCCCAGCACTTCGAGGCCGACGGCGTGATGGCCATCATCTACACCGATATCAGCCGCGACGGCATGATGCAGGGGGTCAACGTCGACGCCACCGCGCGGCTTGCGCGCGCGGTGCGGATCCCGGTGATCGCCTCCGGCGGCGTCAGTTCGCTGGACGACATCCGCCGGGTGAAGGAACACGAGGACGACGGCATCGACGGCGTGATCGTCGGCCGCGCGCTGTACGAGGACGCGTTCACGCTGCAGGAGGCGATCGCGCTCGCCGGGGGCGGAGACTGA
- the hisH gene encoding imidazole glycerol phosphate synthase subunit HisH: protein MQSVAVIDYGMGNLHSVTRALRHEAPPGTHVLLTDDLSVIGEADRLVFPGQGAAADAMLALRRLGIDRMLPELAATRPFLGMCLGQQILLDWSAENGGVDLLGLIPGRVERFPERAIDHEGRRLKIPHMGWNVVRRVREHPLWQGLPREAWFYFVHSYRVLPAQGDQIVGETDYGDTFASAIADGPMFAMQCHPEKSAADGLRLLNNFLRWDGGW from the coding sequence ATGCAAAGCGTCGCCGTGATCGACTACGGCATGGGCAACCTGCACTCCGTGACACGGGCGCTGCGCCACGAGGCGCCGCCCGGGACGCACGTACTGCTGACCGACGACCTCTCGGTGATCGGCGAGGCCGACCGGCTGGTGTTTCCGGGCCAGGGCGCGGCGGCCGATGCGATGCTGGCGCTGCGTCGGCTCGGGATCGACCGCATGCTGCCCGAACTCGCCGCGACCCGGCCGTTCCTCGGGATGTGCCTGGGCCAGCAGATCCTGCTCGACTGGAGCGCCGAGAACGGCGGCGTCGACCTGCTGGGGCTGATCCCGGGCCGGGTCGAGCGCTTCCCGGAGCGTGCGATCGACCACGAGGGTCGGCGCCTGAAAATCCCGCATATGGGCTGGAACGTGGTGCGCCGGGTGCGCGAACATCCGCTCTGGCAGGGCCTGCCCCGCGAGGCGTGGTTCTATTTCGTGCACAGCTACCGGGTGCTGCCGGCGCAGGGCGACCAGATCGTCGGCGAAACCGACTATGGCGACACCTTCGCCTCCGCGATCGCCGACGGCCCGATGTTCGCGATGCAGTGCCACCCGGAAAAGAGCGCCGCCGACGGGCTGCGCCTGCTGAACAACTTTCTGCGCTGGGACGGGGGCTGGTGA
- the hisB gene encoding imidazoleglycerol-phosphate dehydratase HisB, whose product MKARTAVVQRDTLETRIRVELNLDGSGKGHFATGLPFLDHMLDQVARHGVVDLDIQADGDLHIDAHHTVEDIGITLGQALAQALNDKKGIRRYGHAYVPLDEALARVVIDFSGRPGLEMHAEFRRSHIGQFDVDLFQEFFQGLVNHARMTLHIDSIRGHNAHHVAETIFKAFGRALRMAAEPDPRMIDVTPSTKGAL is encoded by the coding sequence ATGAAAGCGCGTACAGCCGTCGTCCAGCGCGACACCCTCGAGACCCGGATCCGGGTGGAACTGAACCTGGATGGCAGCGGCAAGGGCCACTTCGCCACCGGACTACCGTTCCTGGACCACATGCTGGACCAGGTCGCCCGCCACGGCGTGGTCGATCTCGACATCCAGGCCGACGGCGACCTGCACATCGACGCCCACCACACCGTGGAAGACATCGGCATCACGCTGGGACAGGCGCTGGCGCAGGCATTGAACGACAAGAAGGGCATCCGCCGCTACGGCCACGCCTATGTCCCGCTGGACGAGGCGCTCGCCCGGGTGGTGATCGACTTCTCCGGGCGCCCGGGGCTCGAGATGCACGCCGAGTTCCGCCGCTCTCACATCGGTCAGTTCGACGTCGACCTGTTCCAGGAATTCTTCCAGGGTCTCGTCAATCACGCCCGGATGACACTGCATATCGACAGCATCCGGGGACACAACGCGCACCATGTCGCCGAGACGATATTCAAGGCCTTTGGCCGGGCGCTGCGCATGGCGGCCGAACCGGACCCGCGCATGATCGACGTCACCCCATCCACCAAGGGCGCGCTGTAA
- the soxZ gene encoding thiosulfate oxidation carrier complex protein SoxZ — MSTIRVRAQESGGIVTVRALMSHPMETGARKDSAGNLVPAHYIETVEAEVGGNTVMTALWGAGISRNPFFQFQFSGSKGDTLKLSWKDNKGESDSTEAEIG, encoded by the coding sequence ATGTCCACCATTCGTGTTCGCGCCCAGGAGTCCGGCGGCATCGTGACCGTTCGCGCTCTGATGAGCCATCCCATGGAAACCGGTGCCCGCAAGGATAGCGCCGGGAACCTGGTCCCCGCCCACTACATCGAGACCGTCGAGGCCGAGGTGGGTGGCAACACCGTGATGACCGCGCTCTGGGGCGCCGGCATCTCGCGCAACCCGTTCTTCCAGTTCCAGTTCTCGGGCAGCAAGGGCGACACCCTGAAGCTGTCCTGGAAGGACAACAAGGGCGAAAGCGACAGCACCGAAGCCGAGATCGGCTGA